The Narcine bancroftii isolate sNarBan1 chromosome 8, sNarBan1.hap1, whole genome shotgun sequence region TGAAGCAGTATAATATATTCTGAGGCTCGGCAGGGCTTGGTCACCGTCAAAACGGCTGCAAGAATTAAGAGCTGGAATGTGGCAAAAATCACTCAATTTGGGAACGCAGCAAAGTAGTAATTAAATCCGCCTGTGATCAAGGTCTGGGATCAGGTCTTAAATCAGATCAGGAAAGGATCAAGATTGCTGCGCAATTCTGCTGTCTGCACATGCCTCAAAtgttctctccgccccccccccacccccccatcctgaACTGGAATACACCACGAACTGCTCCAGGTTAAAACCCCTTCTTGTCAGAGAGGCTCCTCCCACTATctcacaccaccccctccccaggtATCACACAGAGGTCATGCCTTCCATGCAAGCGTCTATGAAGAGATCTTGAGGCCAATTACTTTCAAACAAGGCTGTGCTTTCTGGAGAGGATGAAGAATCCAGATCCAGGAAGCAGCTGGAGCGGTTACACAGGGTGCAGAATGTGGGGGTGCCATTTGGCCCTGGCGTGGATGGCAGGATGTCCCTCTGCAAGTAACTCCTGGTGGCTCCACTGTGATGAGCAGGGCGGTCTCTGTGCCAGATGTAGTGTGTTGGAATAATGGCTATGACCTGGAAGAAAGGTCAAAGCAGGAGATGAGCCACAAACCATGGAGGAGATGACCGATAACGCTGCACCCACCTTGCTTCGTGGCCTAGTTTGGCCAACCAATTTAACACAAGAAACAATAGAGTGGCGGGCGACGCACAAACCAGACTCCAcccattctcctccccccccccccaaccctggcaGTATACCCACAGACCCATACCAGCCCCAGTCACACTCTCACATCCCAGGCAGAAGATAGTGCCTTCCAGAATGtatgggacaaagacacatttttatcttcatttgcctctgtgctccaaaGTTTTATATTAGTAATCAACCAATTTACATGTTATTAAAGTGCactttccaaattttattcaagggtgtgcattttggtttgactttttatacatagatcccccatttcagggcaccataacatttaggacatagcaatggtctggatagtttagtactttgttgcatctcCCTTGCAGGAAATGACTGctggaagtctgtgattcatcgaCATCACCAGGTACTGAGCATCTTCTCTGGGGATGCCCTACCGGGCCTCTATTTCAGCCACCTTCAGcttctgcttgtttcaggggtatgtccccttaagttttctcttcagctttTGGAAGCCATCCTCAACTGGATTTAGATCAGGCGACTGACATTTaataattttccagtttttaactttgaaaaactactttgttgctttagcaaaatatgtttgggatcattcttGCTGTTGGATAAAGCACCATTCAATGAGTTTGGAGTCATTTGCTCAAAGTTGAGCAGATGTTTCTGTgcatctcagaattcattttgctcctGCCATCAGAGTAATGAAGATTCATGCGCCAGTACTTGTGGTGACCAGATGAGgtgatcttgggcagttcctttacgcttccacactttgctcttgccatcactctaatacaggttaatcttggtcttatctgtccactagacctttttccagaattctgcaggctcttttaaatacttaatGGCAAACAGTAATCTGGCCATCCGGTTTCTTTCAGTCCCCCCACAGATCccactgtccctctctctcccccaccctccatagccccatgtcagtcccctcactgatcctactgcacacccctctccccacagccctgtgtcggtaCTCACATTAATCCCACTGtcttgctctctccccacaatTCCGTgttggtcccaacactgatctcaCTTTcctatgtcagtccccacactgatctcactttcctatgtcagtccccacactgatccccacttacgaataaaaagtttacacttaCACTGCAGTGTCCCATTTTGCTTTGCTAACTATAATATGGAGTTCGTGGACATTAAGCACTGCTTTGCTGTAATTTTtatgtggtcaaaccaaaatgtacccaaaaacaaataaaatcacatgcaatttgtttgattacaaatttaatattctggaGCACAGGGGCATCTTTGTCCCAATCATTACGGAGGAGATTATAACACCAGCTTGAAAACACAAACaaccaggttcaaggacagtttcttccctgctgttatAAGGCTCTTGAATAGTCCATTTATTGGTAAAACATTATATCCTTGACCTGTTTGAACTGCACATTTCCCTATGCGCAGCACCTGACTCACGGCAACCCTTCACCTGACAACCCAGCCCCCTCTCCCTGATTCACCCATCGACCCCAACCCGTCATGACCCCTCCCCCTGCCTGCCAACTCACCGCAACCCCACCTCACCGACACCCCACCCAACACCCCCACTTTTTtttacactataaaccacattgatcaagatacatacatttttcttttcaaatatatacagtgtcgttttctcccctccctccctcttcccatcccaccctccctacctcccctcccattcatttaaagtacagaatctaagtgtgagagatgggaaatttgatctaaaattatgaacatggaagaaactaaagttcatcagtaaatggctgtaaccagttcaaacaggataagcttggggcttaggatgcaggaaagcagagtcagcacgattaacataagaatcttctagtctttgtgacaagaccataagactaagataaggaatggtaaggtacaatagaatgtaggaagttgaggtagtctggatcagataagggtctcctagccctggacagaagtaccaagtcatacatttctaattagctaaccatacacagatttatacatatgaaattagccaaccctagatagaatgagtcaactctgcatatcaagagactgtagccccgagaatcaggaaggtgtgaataaggacaatgacatgatggggcacccacaggataccccctggtcctccaagtgtactgaaactgcacgtaggcaggaaggattgcctatgccaaacccatccagggggcagaagaatgtaagggggagagcactctgatactgaaattgactgtataaaagttgggtgagccccagtatgtgtgtgtattcccagggtaaggggaagcacccaactttgcattgttgtagtaataaatgttctttgttctcaatttttgtctcgagcaatttctttaaaggtactttaatttctaacaaatgggggctcgtccgggatcacactccctccactgacagagtaccccgacgacgagagtaggtgcaccccggctgattcagctggactcacgggcgacgggtggctggtcagtggaagaagcgagtgatatccgagaagaggcattgagaacaaacgacggaaggaagcgcgctagagcattgctactggaactcggtaagagtaattttacttgtttataagtatgggaataatgagtagcaaggaagagagtcctggttcaggatgtgaacaccagatagctacgtacagcccgcttgggttgatgttatctgagtggggcacaggaaagacccgtgggaaagacaaactgacaatggtcaggtattgttgtattgaatgggttaaatacccggttaaagggagctccgtgtactggccaaaattcggatccgaggatgaatggatgtgtaaagctttgaacctatggctctatcaaaaccagaaagacaatgttgagagcagggaatatgcagcctgctggctcaagggatccattgaacagctggttttgaatgagaaagaattcagggataagagagaggaggaaccttttgtccctgaatcacagggttgggatgtgttacattccctccctccaccctatgttcctcctatgccggctcctatctttccttcccctcctatgacctacccttctgcaccttccccacctcccccaccactagagaagagagaagagagcaggagtggtatgataacgtgctcacaaagcactcgattaccacctctgttgacaggagagagaggtaactttaattcagaacagtgtgagactcttcaggaagaaagggcagaaccctttgattcatttcccagggagcaggaacccagacctaataagccagaaaccaattggatgagaccactgcgggaagttcccatgggagagggtctcggtttcgtaaatgtgcccctgaccagtactgaagtgcgtaactttaagaaagaactgacctccctgatagaagatccccagggatgtgccgaacagttaagaccaatttttgggaccaaatatatatacaatatgggggtctcgacatagaatccccagcaggggaacaattggtactaacaggttttgttaccaactcagccccagacattaggagaaaattacaaaagacagaaaattggcatgagcagggaataacccagcttctacagatcacacaaaaagcatttgtccagacatctgaggataagcagaaagcaaaggctaacattttgatgcaagcagttaaagtaatagtagacgagtaacatgaaaaaaggcagggactgtgtgccagctcctgaatgttgggagaagtgcagggagtgggagagtagagaccagagataatttcataaatcacgacttcccacttcagtcactgaccaatattgattaaaattcatgctaaaatttaaatgtcataaaggatcgtttatcaatactgtagaatgagcgaatttaactaccagttaattccaatttatgaaataaattgtattcaaatgtgattttgcacagggagtacctgagagttgtgatgttataacatttgcagggagaaatgtttgcgcaaatagggtgagttcgatacatcttattttaagtgtatgtaagataaagaaaggatctgatgtgtaaagtggctggatcagccagttgaagggggagtgtgcatgtccctttaagtgcactgtggcacttgaaattgaggcttcaggctcttgtcttgcagttagaggtatttcttctacacattcagctgtcaaggtccgtgagtttaaagatcacccacctctggagaataaagatacctctggggattcctatggggattcctataagtttaatcattcatttctctggtgcattttcctccggagtgaaattaatgcctcagcacaatttctctgtattgccgctgttatttaattcatgataactttccccattcatcaggtttatatttaaatccggtagtgcggaagttacattgtaaataatcacggaggtaaaccctgcgcgactggattcagcttaatggagaaataaacctgcgaactggtctatggtggtgtgtgagtactgcaataggtggaatatgatttaaattggtggcatagttcagaacaattgggtgcataagaataataatatcattaagaactcacagatcttgtacctgatactattcactacgtcccggcttcaggactgggaaattggcatggtacagagaaattggcatggcaccaatatttcttgattcactaatgactccacaagctccaggattcatgcagctaaactttaagtgcaatattatagaaactagccggtacttaaatgattgtgtgtgcaatcaacattggaaaaatatgaaaggtaatacaggtgctcccctacttatgatttaacgatgacacaatagcatgactgtcatttactttcatataatgtgttaaaggtcatcacaagcatcattgatttcctcgttggttaatcacattttcggaaagcttacagggactgttgggagagagcaaggtagtgggatcagtatgaggactgatacagtgctgtcgttagagagtggggcagcggggtcagtatgaggactgatacagtgctgtcaatgttagacaaggtacgtctccaattaagattttttttcaacttatgctgggtctgctggaacgcaaccctatcgtaaattgaggagcacctgtgatgttcttctatctaaagccagctttagataaactcttatcattctgacaaatctaggtctaagtctaattttcctccagcctttgagcaagcgcttccactgctgcatcttactgatcacctcctcaccaatgaatcagaagaccatggtgtatggcactcactgcacaagcagtctgaaaatgtgtacaagcctgttcaacttcactttacaaaatcaacaatcggttccaggctccccaatgctctctgtggagagaaaattgccagatttttacccttttaatgcccttggttatgtttgcctcttctcaaagattacatggctgcacagaggagcaaggctgaaagtgccttgaagtaatctgttggctgcacttgtgacctttagtcagaaaatgcatgggctcttgtctcactttgggtagtgtagcagttagttcaactttattacagtggcagtgatgagtagatggatgtgagggggttggagggttatgggcagggagtaggtaggtggaactagttggagtttcatgtaaatcggtgcggactagaagggccaatatggcctgtttccgtactgttattgctatatggttattatatggaatatggttgtgagctgtggcacaaggcattttacttaaggcagaactaaaggttgaatatgtttcaagttctcttgcagaggctcttgtgctacaatgtctgttatgtactctaacaaattggagggttgtgccccatacagacaagcagctccaactgtattttaataaggtctaacatattcaaaacccatgcaaatatggttggtgtttcattttacaatttttacactacacaaaggaaagtcagattgttattcattttattaaaatctagtgattggttatatgtaaaagcatggcaagaggatcaactaaaacctgcctgggatggtcccttctgtgtacttttaattacagacaccgcagtaagaacaagaaaggctggacccacattcaaagaattaaaccagcttctgaaccacaacatcatgacacacagattcaaccctcaacctggcgtgcagttcctcatccatcagacctgaaacttacactgcgccgtgacaaagtgccgtaatgttacatttattgtcgtattttaatggtttattcagttattgttgtattctttattgccgtattttaatgggttttacatttattgtcgtattttaatggtttattcagttattgttgtattttattgcggttttcaatgggttttacatttatcgttgtttattcagttattgttgtattttattgctgttttcaatgggttttacttttattgttgtttattcatttttttggaatattgttcgttaaatggataggtcacttcagtactcgctatgttttaagtccccctggaataggggcagcagaggttacaattgtgctcctttagaatgtagacagggcatggatttaatgtatagtcatagtggaatatgggttaacaagggattccaatacagaccaggggaactgaacagctttagtggagtacatctaatttgtatcttagcctacacaggtattaaagacaggagttttaaagcgatagcacaaaggacatggtgggacaaagacagacagaatggtagtcaggattgtacatgtcgcagagagagagagttaatacatatgctaatgtacacagacaggctgcaactcacaagttcaatgatacatatgctaatgttagcagacaagctgcaacacacagttaaatcacaagaaacaatccccccccagcttggtctcttttcatcaccccgtgaaggggagcaccagttaccaacaacgtgagctgcttgacactttaatatcagactccagacagccttcggagatcggtggccttagggttcggggctgaagaggacatcagatactagccacaattcaacggaaccgcctgactactgctactcgttcgctgctgaaggcagcatttctcagagacttcgtcaggacaatgcttacaaaagtcgggtggttaaaagacactgcttcaatgtttcaacgtgaatctgcccatgcccatgttcagacgtggcaacttcggactgatgtgggatggactagactctttactgagaactggagcctgatactcacaaccctaataagcagctggacttgctactctgaccttcatggtgctcccctacctaaagactttacacaggtgttatatttcggttattgaccagctgggtaaaactacaccttacacttgaaagatcagtattactgatctaaaagaaaagtgaggaaggggggggggggggggggatcagtcacactgacactagtaaccaaagatcagtaacactgatcatggtgaaagatcagtattactgatctaaaagaaaagtgaggattgtgagagatgggaaaattgatctaaaattatgaacatggaagaaactaaagttcatcagtaaatggctgtaaccagttcaaacaggataagcttggggcttaggatgcaggaaagcagagtcagcacgattaacataagaatcttctagtctttgtgacaagaccataagactaagataaggaatggtaaggtacaatagaatgtaggaagttgaggtagtctggatcagataagggtctcctagccctggacagaagtaccaagtcatacatttctaattagctaaccatacacagatttatacatatgaaattagccaaccctagatagaatgagtcaactctgcatatcaagagactgtagccccgagaatcaggaaggtgtgaataaggacaatgacatgatggggcacccacaggataccccctggtcctccaagtgtactgaaactgcacgtaggcaggaaggattgcctatgccaaacccatccagggggcagaagaatgtaagggggagggcactctgatactgaaattgactgtataaaagttgggtgagccccagtatgtgtgtgtattcccagggtaaggggaagcacccaactttgcattgttgtagtaataaatgttctttgttctcaatttttgactcgagcaatttctttaaaggtactttaatttctaacataagatacattaaacccgtcaaacaatgttgtcactcaataaaaataaacaagaaattccactgagtcaattcttttcattcccttctccttctgtcatttgaggtggtagatgtccccagtaggttttctctattgtgtttcatgtatggctcccatatttgttcaaatattgtaatattatttcttaaattgtatgttattttttctaatggaatacatttattcatttctatataccattgttgtattctcaagttatcttctaatttccaggctgacataatacatttttttgctacagctagggctatcctaacaaatcttttttgtgcaccatccaaatcaagtccaaattctttgtttttttatgttacttagg contains the following coding sequences:
- the LOC138742036 gene encoding speedy protein 1-A-like, whose product is MDIPAYVAVHKSFQLYLANDMEEDEEQYKYEIFPWALGENWRKLVPNFLKHRLDLWAQMNYRAAVSRFCCEQVIAIIPTHYIWHRDRPAHHSGATRSYLQRDILPSTPGPNGTPTFCTLCNRSSCFLDLDSSSSPESTALFESNWPQDLFIDACMEGMTSV